In the Candidatus Aminicenantes bacterium genome, one interval contains:
- a CDS encoding glycosyltransferase has protein sequence MADFSGPPVSVVVPNYNCARFLGQRLQSILDQTYSDFELILLDDASTDDSLVVIEKYVSDSRVRIHINETNSGSPFAQWNRGVDMARGEFVWIAEADDLAEVNFLEHLVPLLDSDPRLGLVYCQSRIVDESGITVDEAPPFLERLWPGRWQRSFRNSGRDEVARYLVHRCTIPNASAVLFRRRAFLDAGGADESMRLCGDWMTYVRVLLNRDICFSERALNATRCHSQTVRSTMSGNPREIEERYRVLETVLNGVDVSLMDRFRARQSRMYLWVDLAETKGWRLSDPGMERIRTVAARVDPCWRARFFAKRLLYRRARVQDQLQ, from the coding sequence ATGGCCGATTTTTCTGGGCCGCCAGTGAGCGTGGTGGTGCCCAACTACAACTGCGCGCGCTTCCTGGGCCAGCGCTTACAAAGTATTCTGGACCAGACGTACAGTGATTTTGAGTTGATTCTGCTGGATGACGCCTCAACCGATGATTCGCTTGTCGTGATTGAAAAGTATGTCTCCGACTCACGGGTCCGGATCCATATCAACGAGACCAATTCCGGCAGTCCCTTCGCGCAGTGGAACCGGGGAGTGGACATGGCCCGGGGCGAGTTTGTCTGGATCGCCGAGGCCGATGACCTGGCTGAAGTGAATTTTCTGGAACACCTGGTGCCGCTGCTGGATTCGGATCCCCGCCTGGGCCTGGTTTATTGCCAGTCGCGGATAGTGGATGAGAGCGGAATAACAGTTGATGAGGCGCCGCCCTTCCTGGAGCGGTTATGGCCGGGGAGGTGGCAGCGATCTTTTCGCAACTCCGGGCGGGACGAAGTGGCGCGCTACCTGGTACATCGCTGTACCATTCCCAACGCCAGCGCCGTACTGTTTCGCCGCCGGGCTTTTCTCGATGCCGGGGGCGCGGATGAATCCATGCGTTTGTGCGGGGACTGGATGACCTATGTGCGCGTGTTGCTGAACCGGGACATCTGTTTTTCGGAACGGGCCCTCAACGCCACGCGCTGCCACTCGCAGACAGTGCGTTCTACCATGAGCGGGAATCCCCGGGAGATCGAGGAGCGTTACCGTGTCCTGGAAACCGTGTTGAACGGCGTGGACGTATCCCTTATGGACCGGTTCCGCGCCCGCCAGTCGCGCATGTACCTGTGGGTGGACCTGGCTGAAACGAAAGGCTGGAGATTGTCTGATCCGGGCATGGAACGGATCCGCACAGTCGCCGCCCGGGTCGATCCCTGCTGGCGGGCACGTTTCTTTGCCAAGCGTTTGCTGTATCGCCGTGCTCGTGTTCAGGATCAATTACAATGA